From the Selenomonas sp. oral taxon 920 genome, the window GCTTCTCAATCTCCTCAAGAATATCGAAGCGAAGTGGGGGCGGTACGAGAACGCCGTCTGCATTGCGCGTGCACTGATCCGGCGTGAACTTAAATGCGCCGTGTGAGGTGCCGATCGCGATGGCAAGGGAGTCAACGCCTGTCTTCTCAACGAAGTCCTGTACTTCCTCGGGTTTCGTATAGGAGGCGTCCTCGGCGGAGACGTTGACATCGTCCTCAATGCCTGCAAGCTGACCGAGCTCGGCCTCAACGACAACGCCGTGTGCGTGTGCGTACTCGGCAACGCGCTTTGCAAGCGCAACGTTCTCGGCGTACGGGAGGTGGGAGCCATCGATCATGACGGATGTGAACCCGCCGTCGATGCAGGACTTGCAGATATCGAAGTCTGCACCATGGTCGAGGTGCAGAGCGATGGGGATGTCGTTGATTTCGAGTGCAGCCTTGACGAGATGGACAAGATACTCATGACGAGCATATTTGCGCGCACCTGCAGAAACCTGCAGAATCAGAGGGGACTTGAGCTCTCCCGCAGCATCTGTAATGCCCTGAACGATCTCCATGTTGTTGACGTTGAAAGCACCGATGGCGTAGCCGCCCTCGTAGGCTTTCTTAAACATTTCTTTTGTTCCGACAAGTGGCATGTGATTACCCCCTATTAAAGCTAAAAGAATCTCACGAACGATTTCATTATAACATAGTTTATTTGCGTAAGATACAGTTTTTTGAAATTTCCCATGTGTTCTGTTATAATGAGTGAACTAATTTGCAAAGGCAGGTGCGTTGCGTGCAGTTAAAGCGCTTGGAAGCGTACGGATTCAAGTCATTCGCCGAACGGATTGTCGTCCAATTCGATCAGGGGATTACTGCCGTCGTGGGACCAAACGGGAGCGGCAAAAGCAATATCACGGACGCCGTTCGCTGGGTTCTCGGTGAACAGAATATTCGTATGCTGCGCGGGCTGCGCTCCGAGGATATCATCTTCGCGGGATCTGCTGCACGCCGTGCACTCAGTGTGGCAGAGGTTGTACTGGTTTTCGACAATACGGATAAGAAATTGCCGATCGATTACGATGAGGTCGTTGTCAAGCGTCGTCTCTATCGGAGCGGCGACAGCGAGGTGTACCTCAATGATTCGCGCTGCCGCATCAAGGACATCTACCAGCTCTTTGCGGATACGGGCATCGGGCACGATGGCATGAGCATCATCGGACAGAACCGATTGAACGACATCCTGGACAGCCGCCCCGAGGATCGCCGCGTGTTCTTTGAGGAAACGGCAGGCATCACAAAATATCGGACGCGAAAGCAGGAGGCGCTTCGTAAACTGCGTGAGAACGAGGGCGATCTCGTTCGCCTGAACGATATCATGTATGCCCAGGCAGCGGAGCTTGAGCCGCTTGCCGTGCAGTCGGAAAAAACGATGCGGTTTCGCCAGCTCGATGAGGAGCGGCGGAAATATCAGCTTACCTCGCTTGTGCAGCAGCATGAGAGACTCTTGCAGGAGCAGGAATCTCTCATGCAGACACTGAACGAGCATCGTGATGAGGAGGCGCGCGAGATGCGTGCGCGCAGGGAGGCTGAGGAGAAAAAGAATGCGCTCGAGGCGGACATTGCGCTGATTGACGGGCGTATGCAGGAGAACACCCGAAAGCTCCGCAGACAGCAGGAGAAACTGGACGTACTCCGGCAGGAGGAGTCCCACATCAAGGGTCGGCAGGATCAAGGATCCAAGCGCAAAACGGACGTTGAGGGGATGCGTCAATCTGCCGTTGCAAAAAAGCAGGCAACGGAGCAGGAAATTGCCCAAATCGATGCGATCTTGGCACAGCAGAACGCTGCGATACAGGAAAAAAAAGCGGAGCAGACGGACGTGCAGCAGGAAATCGCACGTGTGCAGGCGGTGCTTTCCAATGAGGAACGGACGATGGCGCAGCACGCATCATCGCGCACAGCCGTACAGCGTGTACTGGCACGCCTGAGGGAGCGGCTTGCAGTTGCGCGGAATGCTGCGGAGCAGGGGGATGAGAGCAAGGAGCGTCGGCAGGAGGAAATCGAGCGTCGTCGCACGGCCCTTGCGGAGGCACAGACAGAATGTGAGCGCAAAAATTACACGCTCGCACAGTCCGAAAAGAATTTGCAGAGCATATCGCAGGAACAGCGTCGTCTTTATGAAGACATTGAGAAACTGCGCAGTGTGATTGAGCATGGCGAGGCACAGCTTCGAAAGTCGGATGCGGAGCTCCTTCGCCTCCGACAGAATCTTGACTTTCAGCGGCGGATACAGGACAGCTATGAGGGCTTCGGGCGGGATGTGCAGACCGTCCTGCAGGCGACGGAGGGGTGGCGGCGCGGCATCGCGGGAACGGTCGCCGATCTCATTCGCATCCCGGAGCGTTATCTCACGGCAATTGACGTGGCTCTCGGCGGGAGTGTGCGGAATGTCGTCACGGAGGATACGGATACGGCAAAGTCTGCCATATCGTATTTGAAGCGAAAGAACGGCGGACGCGTCACCTTCCTTCCTCTGACGACGATTACCGTGCGCTCGCCCCGTGGGATCAACCTCGGACGCTATCACGGTGTCATCGGATGGGCGAATACGCTGGTTCAGGCAGAGGGAAAGTTTCAGCGGGTCGCGGATCATCTACTCTCTCAGACGCTTGTGATGGAGACCTTGGATGATGCTCTGATTGCGGCAAAACAGGAGGGCTATCGACTCCGCATTGTGACGCTCACGGGCGAGCTCCTGAATCCGGGCGGTTCGCTCGCGGGCGGCGGACGCAAGAAGGAGCGATCCACTCTGCTGAACCGCCGCACGGACATCGAGGCACTGCACAGCCGTTTGCAGGAGCAGGAGGCCGCGCATCAAAAGCTGTATTCCTCGCTGGTGCAGCAAAGGCAGCTGTTCAAGGAAAAGAGCGGAGAGTCTGCGACCCAACGGACTGCGGCGGAGCGTTTGGCACAGGAACTCATGGAACTGCGTGGAAAATGCGATATTCTAAAGGACCGCATTGCAGATCAGGAGAATGCCCTTCATGAGATGGAGCGTGCGGAAGAGGAGCGTCTGGCAAGCGGCGCGAAGCTCATGCAGATACAGATGCGTATGGAACGTCACATTTCCTGCTGTGAGGCGCATGAGGAACGCTTTGCACAGGCAGCCGAGCAGAGCGGTCATCGGTGTGTGGAGCTGCGGAATGAGCAGCAGGGATATGAGGAGCGTTTACACGGCCTAGATGTTTCAATTGCAGCTCTTTCGGCGGAGATCGAGACGCGCACGCGCAACCGCAAATCCCGTACATTCGACCTTGCAGAAGCGGAACGCGCGCTGAAGGAAATTACCACACAGGATGCACTGCTTGCCGATGAGCTGCAAAGGGACAAGGATCGCCTTGCTGAACTGACAAGCGAGATTGAGCGTCATGATGCGGTGTTCCAAAAACGTGAGAGACGCGGCGAAGAGCTGAAGGATCAGAGATTGGCGCATGAGGCTGAGAGCCGGATGTTGGACAGTGCCATCAAGAGTGCTGTTGCACGGATTGAGGATATCCGTATCAAGCAGCATAAATGCGACAACAGTCTGGAGGTCATTCGCATACGTCTGGGAGATTGCCGTGGAACGCTCCTTTCGGATTTTGGATGGACACCCGAGACTGCAGCTGCAGAGATTATGCAGGATGCAGATCCGGATGTCTTGAAAGAGCGTCTGCGCGCTCTTGATACCGCCATTCGTGCGCTCGGTGCGGTGAATCCCAATGCCGTTGAGGAGTATGCGGAGAAGAAGGCGCGGTACGAAGAGGAAGAGAAGCAGATCGCGGATTTGAGAGCCGCAAAACAGGACATTGAGCAGATCATCCAAAAGATCGATCAGGATATGACGCGTACGTTTCGTGAGGCGTTCCGCCAGATTCAGGAGTATTTTAACGAGATTTTCGTGCGTCTCTTTGGCGGCGGCATTGCGGAATTGCGTCTGACCGATAAAGACGATATACTGAGCAGCGGGGTTGAGATCCTTGTGACCCTGCCCGATAAGAAACGACAGAACTTATCGGCTCTTTCGGGCGGTGAGCGAGCACTCACCGTCATTGCACTCCTCTTTTCATTCCTGCGGTACCGTCCTTCGCCGTTTTCCATTTTGGACGAGATTGATGCGCCGCTGGATGAGGCGAACGTCTCCCGTTTTGGTGAGTTCCTGCAGGAGTTTGCAAAGCATACGCAGTTTATCGTGGTGACACACCGCAAGGGCACGATGCGTGCAGCGGATACAATGTATGGCGTTACGGTTGAAGATGCGGGTGTTTCCAAGGTTCTCTCCATACGGCTGAAGGATTATGAAGCGGAACAGACCGCATAGCACAGAAAGGAGTTATTGTGGGATTCTTTGATCGGCTCAAAAAAGGCCTGACGAAAACACGCGAGAACTTCACGCATAATATTGAACGGCTTATCATCGGATATGCCGACATTGACGATGACCTCATCGATGATCTCGAGGAGACCCTGTTGATGGCGGATGTGGGTGTAAAGACCACGGAGACGCTTATCGCAGCGGTACGAAAGGGGATCAAGCAGAAGGAGATCCGCACCCCCGAGGATCTGATTCCGTTTTTAGAAAAGGAAATTGTTCGCATCCTTGCAGAAGGCGAGAACACATTTCACATGGCGGAACAAGGACCAACAGTGCTGCTCGTGGTCGGTACGAACGGTGTCGGCAAGACGACGACGATCGGGAAGCTGAGTGCCTATTATCGCAGACAGGGGAAATCCGTGCTGCTCGCGGCGGCGGACACCTTCCGTGCGGCTGCCATCGACCAGCTGGAGATCTGGGGCAAGCGTGCCGACGCACAGGTCATCAAGCACGGTGAGGGCTCAGACCCTGCTGCCGTTGTCTTTGATGCACTGCAGGCAGCAAAGGCGCGCAATATCGACATTGTTATTGTCGATACGGCAGGGCGGCTTCAGACTAAGTCGAACCTGATGCAGGAGCTTGAGAAGATCTATCGCGTGATTGGGCGCGAGATTCCTGCGGCACCTCATGAGACACTGCTGGTTCTCGATGCAGGTACGGGGCAGAATGCGATCAGTCAGGCGGAGCTCTTTACACAGGCAGCACCTGTGTCGGGGGTTGTTCTCACGAAACTGGACGGAACGGCAAAGGGCGGTGTGACGATCGGAATCAAGTCACAGCTCTCGATTCCGATTAAATGGATTGGCGTTGGTGAGGGGATGGATGATCTTCGTCCCTTCCATGCAGAGGATTTTGTGAGCGCCCTGTTTGTAAAACGTGTCGACGAAACACAGGAATAAGGGCATTTGATGGGAAGGGGGATCCGCCATGTATGAGGATCTTGTAGAAGTAAAATGCAGCAGTGAGAATATTTTTGACGGGACGCTGCTCCATGTGCGCCGCGATGTGGTGCGTCTGCCGAATGGGAAAGAATCTGTCCGCGAGTGGATCCACCATCCGGGGGCGGCGGCAGTGCTGCCTGTCCTACCCAACGGCAACGTCATCTTGGTGCGTCAGTTTCGCTATCCCATCGGGAAGGTGACCCTCGAGGTTCCGGCGGGGAAGCTCGATATGGTGGGCGAAGACCCTCTGCATTGTGCGCGACGTGAGCTGTCGGAGGAGACCGGTTACACGGCGGAGAGCTATGATAAACTGACCGTGATCGCGACAACGGTCGGCTTTTCCAATGAGTATATCCATCTCTACCTCGCGCGGGAGCTTTCGGTCGGTGCACAGCACACCGACGAGGATGAATTTGTCAACGTCGTTCAAATGCCCTTCTCCGATGCGCTGGCAATGGTAAAGTCGGGGGAGATTATAGACTCGAAGACGATCATCTCGCTGATGATGGCAGAAGAACGCCTGCGTGGCTAATGAGTGGGAGAAGTGTATGTTCGGATTTAACTTTGAAGAGATGCTGCTCGGGATCCCCGGGCTCATCATTGCCATGACGTTTCACGAGTACGCACACGCACGCGCTGCTGTATCGCTCGGGGATTTTACGCCGCGCCTTATGGGCCGTCTGACGCTTGACCCGCGTGCGCACATTGACCCAATCGGGCTGATTATGCTGTTTCTCGTGCGCTTTGGTTGGGCGAAACCCGTGATGGTCAATCCCAGTAATTTTCGTCAGCCGAAACGGGATGATATTCTCGTGTCCGTCGCAGGTCCTGCGATGAATCTGCTCCTTGGGTTTATTGCATTCTACATCATCCTGTTCATCCGCACGCACAATGTTGACGTTTCTTCCATTACCTATGGGATCATTCAGATGATTTTCGTCTACAATGTCAACTTTGCAATTTTTAACATGCTCCCGATTCCGCCGCTCGATGGTTCGCATATTCTGCGCAACCTGCTTCCGCCGGATCTCGCCTATCGCTATCAGTCGATCGAACGATACAGTCTGCTCATTATGATTGTGTTCATTGCAACACCCCTGCTAAGTGTTGTCCTGATGCCTCTTTTTCAGTTGGTATACAGTGTCTATAAGATCGTCGGCAGCATTCTTCTGTTCTAGGATCCTCTATGGCGACAGATTACCTTGTGAAATTGGATACATTTGAGGGGCCAATGGATCTCCTCATGCATCTGATTGAAAAGAATAAGATCGATCTCTATGACATTCCTATTGCAGACCTGACACGTCAGTATCTTGACTACATTGATACGCTGTACCAGTTTGATATTGAATATGCGAGTGAGTTTTTGGTGATGGCGGCGACCCTTCTGCGGATCAAATCGCGTATGCTGCTGCCAAAGACTAATGCAGAGGAGGAGACGGAAGAAGATCCACGCATGGAGCTCGTGGAGCGTTTGCTTGAATACCGATGCTTCAAAGAGGTGTCATCCATTCTCTTTTCTCTGAGCGATGCGCAGAGCCCCTATGTGGAGCGTGCACCGATGCCGCTTCCCGCACATCGTCTTCCGATTACGGGGCTGTCGGCGGAGTCCCTGATGCGGATCTTTGCCGATGTGCAGCGCATTCGTGAGGAGCCTGTGATTCCGGCAATCGTCGTATCTGCGGAGGAAT encodes:
- a CDS encoding segregation and condensation protein A encodes the protein MATDYLVKLDTFEGPMDLLMHLIEKNKIDLYDIPIADLTRQYLDYIDTLYQFDIEYASEFLVMAATLLRIKSRMLLPKTNAEEETEEDPRMELVERLLEYRCFKEVSSILFSLSDAQSPYVERAPMPLPAHRLPITGLSAESLMRIFADVQRIREEPVIPAIVVSAEEYRVQDKMADILTLLRRRNGRIKLSDAFPTGTREELLSAFLALLELAKMQMVYLSQEHLYYEIVISEKEGSRAVS
- the ftsY gene encoding signal recognition particle-docking protein FtsY, whose translation is MGFFDRLKKGLTKTRENFTHNIERLIIGYADIDDDLIDDLEETLLMADVGVKTTETLIAAVRKGIKQKEIRTPEDLIPFLEKEIVRILAEGENTFHMAEQGPTVLLVVGTNGVGKTTTIGKLSAYYRRQGKSVLLAAADTFRAAAIDQLEIWGKRADAQVIKHGEGSDPAAVVFDALQAAKARNIDIVIVDTAGRLQTKSNLMQELEKIYRVIGREIPAAPHETLLVLDAGTGQNAISQAELFTQAAPVSGVVLTKLDGTAKGGVTIGIKSQLSIPIKWIGVGEGMDDLRPFHAEDFVSALFVKRVDETQE
- a CDS encoding site-2 protease family protein, which produces MFGFNFEEMLLGIPGLIIAMTFHEYAHARAAVSLGDFTPRLMGRLTLDPRAHIDPIGLIMLFLVRFGWAKPVMVNPSNFRQPKRDDILVSVAGPAMNLLLGFIAFYIILFIRTHNVDVSSITYGIIQMIFVYNVNFAIFNMLPIPPLDGSHILRNLLPPDLAYRYQSIERYSLLIMIVFIATPLLSVVLMPLFQLVYSVYKIVGSILLF
- a CDS encoding NUDIX domain-containing protein, coding for MYEDLVEVKCSSENIFDGTLLHVRRDVVRLPNGKESVREWIHHPGAAAVLPVLPNGNVILVRQFRYPIGKVTLEVPAGKLDMVGEDPLHCARRELSEETGYTAESYDKLTVIATTVGFSNEYIHLYLARELSVGAQHTDEDEFVNVVQMPFSDALAMVKSGEIIDSKTIISLMMAEERLRG
- the fba gene encoding class II fructose-1,6-bisphosphate aldolase, encoding MPLVGTKEMFKKAYEGGYAIGAFNVNNMEIVQGITDAAGELKSPLILQVSAGARKYARHEYLVHLVKAALEINDIPIALHLDHGADFDICKSCIDGGFTSVMIDGSHLPYAENVALAKRVAEYAHAHGVVVEAELGQLAGIEDDVNVSAEDASYTKPEEVQDFVEKTGVDSLAIAIGTSHGAFKFTPDQCTRNADGVLVPPPLRFDILEEIEKRIPGFPIVLHGASSVIPKYVKIINENGGHMPDAVGIPEDQLRRAAKSSVCKINIDSDLRLAMTAGIREHFKKEPAHFDPRQYLTDGRSYIKELVSHKIKEVLGSDGKAAEVQALIDQNK
- the smc gene encoding chromosome segregation protein SMC, whose protein sequence is MQLKRLEAYGFKSFAERIVVQFDQGITAVVGPNGSGKSNITDAVRWVLGEQNIRMLRGLRSEDIIFAGSAARRALSVAEVVLVFDNTDKKLPIDYDEVVVKRRLYRSGDSEVYLNDSRCRIKDIYQLFADTGIGHDGMSIIGQNRLNDILDSRPEDRRVFFEETAGITKYRTRKQEALRKLRENEGDLVRLNDIMYAQAAELEPLAVQSEKTMRFRQLDEERRKYQLTSLVQQHERLLQEQESLMQTLNEHRDEEAREMRARREAEEKKNALEADIALIDGRMQENTRKLRRQQEKLDVLRQEESHIKGRQDQGSKRKTDVEGMRQSAVAKKQATEQEIAQIDAILAQQNAAIQEKKAEQTDVQQEIARVQAVLSNEERTMAQHASSRTAVQRVLARLRERLAVARNAAEQGDESKERRQEEIERRRTALAEAQTECERKNYTLAQSEKNLQSISQEQRRLYEDIEKLRSVIEHGEAQLRKSDAELLRLRQNLDFQRRIQDSYEGFGRDVQTVLQATEGWRRGIAGTVADLIRIPERYLTAIDVALGGSVRNVVTEDTDTAKSAISYLKRKNGGRVTFLPLTTITVRSPRGINLGRYHGVIGWANTLVQAEGKFQRVADHLLSQTLVMETLDDALIAAKQEGYRLRIVTLTGELLNPGGSLAGGGRKKERSTLLNRRTDIEALHSRLQEQEAAHQKLYSSLVQQRQLFKEKSGESATQRTAAERLAQELMELRGKCDILKDRIADQENALHEMERAEEERLASGAKLMQIQMRMERHISCCEAHEERFAQAAEQSGHRCVELRNEQQGYEERLHGLDVSIAALSAEIETRTRNRKSRTFDLAEAERALKEITTQDALLADELQRDKDRLAELTSEIERHDAVFQKRERRGEELKDQRLAHEAESRMLDSAIKSAVARIEDIRIKQHKCDNSLEVIRIRLGDCRGTLLSDFGWTPETAAAEIMQDADPDVLKERLRALDTAIRALGAVNPNAVEEYAEKKARYEEEEKQIADLRAAKQDIEQIIQKIDQDMTRTFREAFRQIQEYFNEIFVRLFGGGIAELRLTDKDDILSSGVEILVTLPDKKRQNLSALSGGERALTVIALLFSFLRYRPSPFSILDEIDAPLDEANVSRFGEFLQEFAKHTQFIVVTHRKGTMRAADTMYGVTVEDAGVSKVLSIRLKDYEAEQTA